From a region of the Calliphora vicina chromosome 4, idCalVici1.1, whole genome shotgun sequence genome:
- the LOC135957993 gene encoding uncharacterized protein CG3556, whose amino-acid sequence MSQDNRIPSVGLFFITTFIILNVNTLLYGTLVKANSLATVVTPTDISVSTSPSLNVSTVNSMTTDAPATAQSVGQETVVETTTVEPTPPPSTTSMHEILGSAGPDKREQDAILKALDWLKMKRAADYGWGNDTHVVILAKELSGARDPYDADGHLQVIQELEDMLSVKEMEIEILAMLDRHHTLPKPLNLEKLARYVLALGSLCKDPKHFHGHDLVATLQHHEPTQDIEFALTTLSACSSAAHVRKRQIRRLLDIASGVTDQSVDTIAMVILALRCIVTDHRHRHLQHFVRRPARGLASLQDPRGNFGSLRSTALAMQALQDLEHDPAGAWNRTAASRWILSRQREDGGWSEEPLQDGQDPDIGVGLTADIILALGWKGLGAVRALQCDHVIRENSDPSSENGEQKLAVPYGLTTSAEESDSRNVSYTYTLWVGSNVTEAISLSLVSPKNTTFFKAMTQAADMDSRFAFEAREWPNGHYVHTLAGKKEEPRGYNYWLLYRLPELPDPNNAPGNQLIAPVGVDELMVEDGEHYLYWYKKL is encoded by the exons ATGTCTCAGGATAATAGAATACCCAGTGTCGGTCTGTTTTTTATAACaacattcataattttaaacGTCAATACCCTGCTGTATGGAACACTTGTAAAGGCCAACTCATTGGCTACAGTTGTAACACCAACAGACATTAGTGTATCCACAAGTCCGTCTCTAAATGTCTCTACCGTAAACTCAATGACCACGGATGCACCGGCTACGGCACAAAGTGTTGGACAAGAAACGGTAGTGGAAACAACAACGGTAGAGCCAACACCACCACCCTCGACCACTTCAATGCATGAGATTTTGGGATCAGCTGGACCCGATAAAAGGGAACAGGATGCCATTCTCAAGGCCTTGGATTGGTTGAAGATGAAAAGAGCTGCCGACTATGGCTGGGGCAATGATACACATGTTGTTATATTGGCCAAAGAGTTGTCGGGTGCCCGAGATCCTTACGATGCCGACGGCCACTTGCAGGTTATACAGGAATTGGAAGACATGTTGTCGGTAAAAGAAatggaaattgaaattttagccATGCTGGACAGGCATCATACACTACCCAAACctttgaatttggaaaaattggcTCGTTATGTGCTGGCCTTAGGCTCTCTGTGCAAAGATCCTAAACATTTTCATGGTCATGATTTGGTAGCAACACTGCAACATCATGAGCCCACACAAGATATAGAGTTTGCTTTGACCACTTTGTCGGCCTGCAGTTCGGCGGCTCATGTGCGAAAACGACAAATACGTAGACTATTGGATATAGCCAGTGGGGTGACCGACCAAAGTGTGGATACAATTGCCATG gTTATTTTGGCTTTACGCTGCATTGTCACCGATCATCGCCATAGACATCTGCAGCATTTTGTCAGACGACCAGCCCGAGGTCTGGCTAGTTTACAGGATCCCCGTGGTAACTTTGGTTCTTTACGCAGCACCGCTTTAGCCATGCAAGCATTACAGGATTTGGAACATGATCCAGCAGGTGCTTGGAATAGAACAGCTGCTTCTCGCTGGATTTTAAGTCGCCAAAGAGAGGATGGTGGCTGGAGTGAAGAACCCTTGCAAGATGGTCAAGATCCAGATATTGGGGTGGGTTTAACAGCCGATATCATTTTGGCCTTGGGTTGGAAGGGTCTAGGAGCCGTTAGGGCTTTACAATGTGATCATGTTATACGCGAAAATAGTGATCCATCGTCGG AGAATGGTGAACAAAAGTTGGCGGTTCCCTATGGTTTAACTACATCGGCAGAAGAATCTGATTCACGCAATGTTTCATATACGTATACCCTGTGGGTAGGCTCAAATGTAACCGAAGCCATTTCCTTGTCTTTAGTATCGCCGAAAAATACAACATTCTTCAAAGCCATGACCCAGGCGGCCGATATGGATTCAAG GTTTGCCTTTGAGGCTAGAGAATGGCCCAATGGACACTATGTGCACACTTTGGCTGGCAAAAAAGAGGAGCCCAGAGg GTACAACTATTGGTTACTTTATCGTTTGCCAGAACTTCCTGATCCCAATAATGCTCCCGGAAATCAGCTTATAGCGCCAGTTG GCGTGGATGAACTAATGGTGGAAGATGGTGAACATTATTTGTATTGGTACAAAAAACTTTAA